Part of the Plutella xylostella chromosome 22, ilPluXylo3.1, whole genome shotgun sequence genome is shown below.
TTCTAATGTACTCGAATCAAAATAATTTGGTATTCGAGTAGACGAGTCCAAGGCAGGCATCGAGTCTGACTCGAGTCTAGCTGTACTCGGCACATCGCTACTATACGCCCTATTAAGCTATAACTTGTGATACATATTAGGAAATTTTGATCTAGTTTCATTATGTTGATGcaattttgtagaattttaaatatcttctatGTTTAAACGacgtttctacaaaaaatgggatttttaggcgcaataacccctagtggggctaatgcctctttcactagttttgtgtgcttggaagagcgttttacaagtttaagtagatatatgtatagatttactattaacgtagctaattattagcttttaaactaaatactgcGCTTAGTTAAGGAGAATTAGTTGATCAAAAATTTTCGGGGCTATGGCGCCTACACACCCTAATTTCTTGTAGTGGCATTTACCCCATCCAAGATTCCAGGGGtgctcaacattttatttatgaatactttattggacttcaaaaagtataaatacttacatgacaaatacaaataaagtataaaagcatacaagggcatattttttataatttgcaatcaaaccacaactttaaattagtaagtataccatttttagagTATACCATTTCTAGAGACTGAATTTAAATcattacaaaactatttaaagttttaaaaacaagtgggATCATTCAGTTaatatgactattttttatttattatctattatatgattattttccATATACCATGTTAACAACCTtataatgtcgacaccaaatgacgcaatttttttaaaacatttagtttaattcatattcaaattatttacgttttagttggattaccaatctaagaatgttaattctgatacgctgttaaatgttcttcaatattgcagaaggcgtcattatcctagtatttttcgtttaggagtaatttggtgctaatgtctctggaactttttcattgctcgtgagtgtataaaatacatttatcataacataaaatgtttagaacctCTGGAAATGGGGCTATTGCGCCGCAATAGAGGCAATAACCCCATCAGCCCAGAGGCATTTACCCCAAAAAATAAGCTAAacctatacatttttaattgcatattgtgtccgaatcttacgttatttcaataaaataatcaaaacaatatgtaaagcaacaaaacattaacagtatttacagttaggaaacatagattcttttaaacaaacacacatttgGAACGATTCAAAAAAACGTGTCAGGAAACCGGAGGTGGCCAAAAgaggtgaaaaaattaaaatggcaaATTACTTAAGAAAATTGCTTCGGATACGACATCTATTGGTCAGTGGTAAAAGTTTGAGTTCCAAAGATAGATAGCAGATGACTCTAGTAGTTCTCAAGTATGAGGTTCGGAAGATAAATGGAttcgaggcattagccccgtaggcgacttggccccggttgaccttaactttttttaaaatcggAGACAAGTTTTCCTTCCTTCTTTCCTCATTTTGGTGCAAGGcaaaaagtaagtaattagGTCCTATTTCAATGGActaaatagaatagaatagaataaatatttattcaaagaaaacaacttaTGATTTAAGACTtgtaaaaatactataaaggTCCACTTAATTAAAAAGGTATGagcttaaaaaaacaaacaaaagttgattttgatttataaatttaatttcatcaatttagtTTGTATTTTTGATTCCTTAACCTTATCTATTAGGCTAACTCCTAATTTACTGTTAGCCTTTATATCTAATGTTTTAAAGTCATTCACTATGTCTATACCCCTTTGCCACTTTTCTAAGCCGTTCCATGCAATCATAACCCCATTATCTGTACAAAGCTTAGCTTCTGgtctatatattttataattggcTTCACTGCACAGCATGGTTAAAGCAttaaatatatagttattaCAAGCTACTCCACCAGAGACAACTAACTTTTTATTGGTTTCTGGAATAAGATTGTTATCGTGACAGAATTCTATAGCTCTCTGCAACCGATGCACTAGATGCCTGGATGTTGCTGCCAACATTGCGGCACACAGGTCATTCAATTCGGGTATAACATTGTTAGCTTTAATCTCATGATCTCTTTCTTTTCTATGAACCTGAAGTAAAACTGATGTTTTCAAACCATTGAAGCTAAAATTACAATCTTTATAGTCTGCAAGGGGTAATGGAAACTTAAACATCTGAGGATTAGTTGCTTTCAGTGCAGCCATCTCAATGGCTTGTCCTCCACACATTTTAGAGTACTCTGGAATATTCTTCAGTTTCATTCTCCTTGCCACTTTGTCAAATATTTCGCCAGGAGCACAATCAATACTTTCTCCAAGTAATAGGAACTTATCAACATCTTGTGCAACTGCTAGCAAGCAATGCCCTCCCGATATTAGGAGAACTAGAAACGGGAATGGAATTTCTTGGTCTTTTCTGGTAATCAATGCGTGTGCTTCCATGTGGTGGATGGGTATGATAGGTTTGTTGTGCCGCCGTGCCAAGTGTTTTGCATACTTCATTCCCACAACTAAACTCAATGGTAGTCCTGGTTCTAGTGTGACAGCAATAGCAGAAATATCTGCCATTGTCATGTTAGCTTCTTGCAGTATTCCTGATATAGCTGGTTCTATGTTTGCTCTGTGTAAATCTTGGGCAATGTCTGGGATTATACCACCATTCCTCAGGTGTATAAGATTCTGCGAATGGACAACATCACTTAAAACTTTACCATCTTGGTTTATAATGGCACAACCCGTATCATCACAAGATGTTTCTATGCCTAGAATAGCGCAATTAGAACTTTGACTGTATGTATTAAATCTAAAGAAGTTTGAACTTCTGTTGCTTAAAAGTCGTCGGTAACAAAAACGGGGAAACTTATTTAGGTTCATTGTGTTAGGTTGTATTGATAAACTCTGgtattattgaaaaatattaaattagaaAATAATCACATCACCATCACACGCGCGATCGAAAACATCtgattttgacagtgacagatTGACACTGACAGCTGAATCGCAGGAGCTGCTAAGTTCATGTTGGCATAAAATAATGTGCTAACATtagatctcagaataataacttattaCCTGTACAAAACTGCCAACATAGCCCCGCTGAAATAGTGATGTGATTCTTATggatttttttatcgatacctagtaaaaaaaagtgcgagtgtatgtattactttaattttagtCTTACACCAACGTTAAGTCTCGGTTCATCGTtattttatgttcctatttgaacacaaatatatcctaactaatattataaatgcgaaagtaactgtgtctgtctgtctgtctgtctgtctgttactctttcacgccaaaacgactgaacggatttgaatgaaatttggtatgcatacggtctagaccctgggaaagaacataggctactttttatcccggaattctcacgagaaaactttttaaggcgaagcgaagcgcgcgggaacagctagtaatccataaaataaactcgagATTTTCCGTTGACATAATGAtataatgttgaaataaaataaaagtgaaaaaatatcattatattaatttattataaaataaagtgtgtGCAGTAAGTCCCACACAtagaattgttttttttttcaattgtgtttttaaaatgttgtggTAGAAAATGATTGCCACAAATTCGTTTAAGTTGATGTAGCTTTTCAATAGGCACATAAACCAGATCCTCCTTACCGGTCATCCTAACCCATTGTTTACATCTGCAAACAACATTTTCAATCTAAACGATTGACtgactgacactgacagatgACAAAAGCCAAAGATGTCTATGATAGCGTACATAGTACTCTGTGAGCGGTGCTCGCCATTATTTTTCGTACGCGTTCCATACTTCATTTTTTCCAGACTGTCTTTCGCCAGACTGGCCGAAGATACCGCCAGGAATGGCCGTCGTTAGcgatttttaaatttacttctAGATTCCAAGCAAAAGGGATTAGTAGGTAGGTTATAGGTTCTAAAAATTGGAATTAGGATGACGAGGGGGATGGCCTTGACAGTTTCTGAAAAAACACATTCAAACGGAAGTTATTAATCCACTGACGGCGCGCAAACCACTTTCTGAAGTTATAGgtaactgtacctacctacttacataataactGGCTGAATAGTTAGGCCCTAACTTCTAGattctaggtaggtacctactaggtattttaaaatacttaagtacttatactaaacAGTTACCTTACCtagttaattattaataggtaTGCCTATGCCTACCTAAAGTGGGATATGTTACTCTACACACCTATAATAGCACAGTGGATAGGTGATTGGGTAAACTAGTCGGGAGCGAAGAGAAAAAAACAATCGGGAATTCCAATCCTGCTTCCtctaaataagtaggtacttacctataatggCACACAGACATAGCAACTGGTCGTCGTCGTCTACCATGGGGATATTATATGCATGTTATAGTTATTGTAGATAAAAATTCACcaaggtgtttttttttgctccATTATGCGCATCTCGTTTCAAGTCACTGGCCAGCCTCATACATACCAAAGCAGCTGTATATATGTTTATACAGGTAATAATGTGCCCTCAGTCGGGCTCACACTATCACCACAGTTGAGCGCTATTCTAACAAAATGCATAAGTCAGtgtttaaaataagaaaacGACAGTTAGTTTCTATAAATCTTCAAAAACGTAATGAGAATTCTTCCCGTGTTGGTGGTGGGTTGGACCCGAAGCTAAATACGACGTGTATGAGTTTCAATGAAATACCCGGACCCAAAAGCTATCGTTTTGTGGGTAGTTTACACAAATATTTACCTGTCATCggtaagtgtcattatgtctGCGGTGTTGTAATTAGCTAATTATCTTGTACCTACCTTCGGTTAATGTTTACCTTTCCCTAGATACaaaacataggtatttaaatccTCCTCTAAGTGTTAttgttatgtaagtaagttccattcataataaaataccccccttattcatagaaaagttactttTGTGaataaacaatttgttctttgacagagagggacaaaacagttcaatagctaaaacgttctgtaacttttctatgaataagggagttaatataatatacatacatttccATATAATTTATAGGATAGTTAAACCACTCAGAAACCATTAATTTGTCATGCAAGCAAAATCAGCGGTTTAAaccataatttaaattataagtgAGAACCCATGATTAACATTATTTCAGGGGACTACAGTGCAGAAGCGCTCGACAAGAATGCGTGGTTGAACTGGCGGCGCTACGGCCCCCTCACCCGGGAGAGTCTCCAACCAGACCTGCATCTGCTGCATGTGGTGGACCCCCAGGACATCGAGACTGTGTTCCGGCTCGAAGACAAGCTGCCTGAGAGACGCAGTCATGTGGCCATGAAGCATTACAGGCTCAGCAAGCCAGCGGTCTATAATACTGGCGGGTTGCTTTCTACGTGAGTTGGTTTTTGCTTTGACGTGTTGATGGCTAAATACTCGTAAGACCCTCGGAACTGTGAAAAGTGGGGGCAGTAATATAATGCTGATGCTCTATGCCTTTTCAGGATACCCCTGCCAGGTGGCACTGTCAGTCTTTGTTGTCCTATGCCCTAGAGTGTACCTCTATCTAcatccatttatttttttaacacaatatttaaatgttataTTGCAGCAATGGCACCGAGTGGTGGAGACTACGAAGCACGTTTCAAAAGAACTTCACGAGCCCCAAGAGTGTTAAATCTCACATCAGCACCACAGACGAGATCGCACGACAATTCGTCAAATGGATAAGATGCCACAATACAAACCCATCACCAGATTTCTTGCCATTTTTGAACAGGTTCAACTTAGAAGGTATGTTAGTAGTAACTTATATAGCTTGTCATTACGATACTGTTAAAATCAGAAcgtcattttaaaattaagcaGCGTATTTGTATTGATCCGTTTTAATTAACTCTAacacttacctacctacctaattctatgtaagtaggtacctatatatctACGCTTCCATTAAATCTTAACCATTTTAACATCGATAAATTTTATGAACAATGTATCGAGAGTACCATAGCATAGTCCCTGTTGAATGGTAAATACGTTAAGCATGGGTGTCCAGTCCATTTTTGTATACAACAGTAGGtaactaataacaataacataggaaatatttaatttcacagTGATCGGAGTAGTAGCGTTCAACGAGCGGTTCAACTGTTTCTCTGCTGAGGAGCAGTTGGAGGCTTCCTGCAGCAGCAGGATCATAGCTGCGGCCTTCGGCTCCAACAGTGGCATCGTCAAACTTGACAAGGGCTTTCTGTGGAAGCTGGTCAAAACACCGCTGTACGCTCGACTTATGTCCTCTCAGGAGTGTTTGGAAAAGTACGTTATAATGTACaatacttattacttttacCTTATTTATGTTGAGCTACGTGGGTAGTGGAGCCCTAATAATGGGCTACCTCGCGTGACGTATCATCAGCTTCTTAACTATGTATGTCCGGCGCGCTCTGCTAGCCTagtcacagaataataacaagtCACTatagtaaaacataaaatcgatatcgaaataggtaggtaagtatcttAATCGTATGTAATtctttgtacctacctacctaacattACCTTACATGCCTTACATTACACTGTTTCAGAATAgcagaaaaaatattgttgaaaAATGTAACGTTCTTCGAAAAGGAGTCTACCGATGCATCCAACGTGTCACTGCTGCAATCGTTCCTGCGACTGCCGAGTGTGGACCTGAAAGACATCACCGGGATGATGGTGGACATCCTCATGGCTTCCATTGATAcggtttgttatttatatagtTGATTAGTAACatgtatattttcatataatat
Proteins encoded:
- the LOC105389853 gene encoding cytochrome P450 302a1, mitochondrial is translated as MHKSVFKIRKRQLVSINLQKRNENSSRVGGGLDPKLNTTCMSFNEIPGPKSYRFVGSLHKYLPVIGDYSAEALDKNAWLNWRRYGPLTRESLQPDLHLLHVVDPQDIETVFRLEDKLPERRSHVAMKHYRLSKPAVYNTGGLLSTNGTEWWRLRSTFQKNFTSPKSVKSHISTTDEIARQFVKWIRCHNTNPSPDFLPFLNRFNLEVIGVVAFNERFNCFSAEEQLEASCSSRIIAAAFGSNSGIVKLDKGFLWKLVKTPLYARLMSSQECLEKIAEKILLKNVTFFEKESTDASNVSLLQSFLRLPSVDLKDITGMMVDILMASIDTTAYSTSFILYHMARNPGCQETLYKEVSNLLPSKESVITNEVLTQAVYARSCIKEALRLNPVSIGVGRVLQKDIALRGYLVPKGTVIVTQNMLACRLPQFVKDPLRFKPERWMKNSEHHEALHPFLSLPFGFGPRSCIARRLAEQTMAIALIRIVREFKLSWSGGEMGIKTHLINKPDQPVRLSLEPRL
- the LOC105398800 gene encoding tRNA N6-adenosine threonylcarbamoyltransferase, mitochondrial, whose amino-acid sequence is MNLNKFPRFCYRRLLSNRSSNFFRFNTYSQSSNCAILGIETSCDDTGCAIINQDGKVLSDVVHSQNLIHLRNGGIIPDIAQDLHRANIEPAISGILQEANMTMADISAIAVTLEPGLPLSLVVGMKYAKHLARRHNKPIIPIHHMEAHALITRKDQEIPFPFLVLLISGGHCLLAVAQDVDKFLLLGESIDCAPGEIFDKVARRMKLKNIPEYSKMCGGQAIEMAALKATNPQMFKFPLPLADYKDCNFSFNGLKTSVLLQVHRKERDHEIKANNVIPELNDLCAAMLAATSRHLVHRLQRAIEFCHDNNLIPETNKKLVVSGGVACNNYIFNALTMLCSEANYKIYRPEAKLCTDNGVMIAWNGLEKWQRGIDIVNDFKTLDIKANSKLGVSLIDKVKESKIQTKLMKLNL